The Halomicronema hongdechloris C2206 genome includes a window with the following:
- the purC gene encoding phosphoribosylaminoimidazolesuccinocarboxamide synthase, whose product MSTRQARYEGKAKILYATDDPTVFISHFKDDATAFNAQKRGTILDKGHVNCAVSTRLFQWLEAHGIATHWIETISERDMRVRAVTIVPLEVVVRNRAAGSLCKQTGLPLGSELVPPLVEFYLKNDALGDPLLTPDRLRLLTVASEDQVQELRRLALAVNSLLLEFFRRCDILLVDFKLEFGLDPQQRLVLADEISPDTCRLWDCRVTDPCDRILDKDRFRQDLAQVEAAYQQVLDRVLAQSIER is encoded by the coding sequence ATGTCTACCCGTCAAGCCCGCTATGAGGGCAAGGCTAAAATTCTCTACGCCACCGATGACCCCACCGTCTTTATCAGCCATTTCAAGGATGACGCCACGGCCTTCAATGCCCAAAAACGGGGCACGATTCTCGATAAAGGCCATGTCAACTGTGCGGTGTCGACGCGGCTGTTTCAGTGGTTAGAGGCCCATGGCATCGCCACCCACTGGATTGAAACCATTTCAGAGCGGGACATGCGGGTACGGGCCGTGACCATCGTGCCGCTAGAGGTGGTGGTGCGCAATCGGGCCGCCGGTAGCCTCTGTAAACAGACGGGGCTGCCCCTAGGCAGCGAGTTGGTGCCGCCATTGGTGGAGTTTTATCTAAAAAACGATGCCCTCGGCGATCCGTTGCTGACGCCGGATCGGTTGCGGCTACTGACAGTTGCCTCCGAGGACCAGGTGCAGGAACTGCGGCGATTGGCCCTAGCTGTCAATAGCTTGCTGCTTGAGTTCTTCCGACGGTGCGACATTCTGTTGGTAGATTTTAAGTTGGAGTTTGGCCTGGATCCGCAGCAGCGGTTGGTACTGGCCGATGAGATCAGTCCTGATACCTGTCGGCTGTGGGATTGTCGGGTGACTGACCCCTGCGATCGCATCCTGGACAAAGATCGCTTCCGCCAAGATCTCGCTCAGGTAGAGGCTGCCTATCAACAGGTGCTAGATCGGGTACTGGCACAGTCGATCGAACGTTGA
- a CDS encoding BamA/TamA family outer membrane protein — MPEILAASAPVAQRIPPEEVEDSLPTDDTPEPEPEVEPEPGPVPEPEPFPEPEPVPDPRPVPDPRPVPDPRPVPDPEPVPDPEPAPEPEPEPTPQPPGAPESDPEDEQPAEAPAEPRVLVAELQVESTGQPLTDELEQAVYGAISTRPGRTTTRTQLQQDINDIFATGFFANVQAEPEDTPLGVRVTFLVEPNPVLTDVRVVGSEVLPEDVVDEIFSPQYGDILNLIDFQDGILELNQWYQDNGYVLAQVVSAPRVNPNGVVTLEVAEGVIEDIQVRFRNSEGQLRDEEGNPIDGRTHDYIILREMETEPGDVFRQDQVREDLSNVFGLGIFDDVRLALNPGQEDPRKVTVIVDITERATGSVAAGAGFNFRGDIFGTVSYRQDNFGGNNQKFSAEAQLSFDDLLFDLSFTDPWIAGDPHRTSYTVNGFARRSTSLVFDGGDNEIDLANGDDVRIRRLGSGISFSRPLGNGWRASLGTEYQRVSSRDEDGNRVTEDAAGNPLTISDSGADDLWTVQLGAVQDRRNNAQNPTQGSILRLSGEQSIPIGSGSIFSTRLQASYSYYVPVSFTNFTDGPEALAFNVQTGTFLGDVPPYDAFTLGGTNSVRGYDEGDLGSGSRFLQASVEYRFPVFSFIGGALFVDAGTDLGSSDNVPGDPAGDRGKPGNGFGYGAGVRVQTPIGPIRIDYGINDEGDTRIHFGIGERF, encoded by the coding sequence ATGCCGGAGATCTTAGCGGCATCTGCCCCGGTAGCCCAACGGATCCCTCCCGAGGAGGTCGAGGACTCGCTACCCACCGACGATACCCCGGAGCCAGAGCCAGAAGTGGAGCCAGAACCAGGGCCTGTCCCGGAGCCAGAACCTTTCCCGGAGCCAGAACCTGTCCCGGACCCAAGGCCTGTCCCGGACCCAAGGCCTGTCCCGGACCCAAGGCCTGTCCCGGATCCAGAGCCTGTCCCGGACCCAGAACCTGCCCCAGAACCAGAACCAGAGCCCACCCCCCAACCACCAGGTGCGCCCGAATCGGACCCCGAAGACGAGCAGCCGGCAGAAGCTCCGGCGGAACCACGAGTATTGGTAGCTGAGCTACAGGTGGAAAGCACTGGGCAGCCGCTAACGGATGAGCTAGAGCAGGCGGTGTATGGTGCCATCTCTACTCGCCCGGGGCGCACCACCACCCGCACCCAACTGCAGCAAGATATCAACGATATTTTTGCCACCGGGTTCTTCGCCAATGTTCAAGCCGAACCGGAAGATACTCCCTTAGGGGTGCGAGTTACCTTCCTGGTTGAACCGAACCCAGTGCTGACCGACGTGCGGGTAGTGGGCAGCGAGGTACTACCAGAAGACGTCGTGGATGAGATTTTCAGCCCTCAGTACGGCGATATCCTCAACCTGATTGATTTCCAAGACGGCATTCTGGAGCTGAACCAGTGGTATCAAGACAACGGGTATGTCTTGGCCCAGGTGGTCTCGGCGCCTAGGGTAAACCCCAATGGCGTCGTTACCCTGGAGGTGGCTGAGGGCGTCATCGAAGATATTCAGGTGCGCTTCCGAAATTCCGAAGGGCAGTTGCGAGATGAGGAGGGCAATCCCATCGACGGTCGCACCCACGACTACATCATTCTGCGGGAGATGGAGACAGAGCCTGGGGATGTGTTTCGTCAGGACCAGGTGCGAGAAGATCTTAGCAATGTCTTTGGCTTAGGCATCTTCGACGATGTGCGCCTGGCCTTAAACCCCGGCCAAGAAGATCCCCGTAAGGTGACGGTCATTGTTGATATTACCGAGCGGGCTACTGGCTCCGTCGCCGCCGGGGCTGGCTTCAACTTCCGCGGCGATATCTTTGGCACGGTCAGCTACCGTCAGGACAACTTCGGCGGCAATAATCAAAAGTTTTCTGCTGAAGCCCAGCTTAGCTTCGACGATTTACTGTTTGACCTAAGCTTTACTGACCCTTGGATTGCTGGGGATCCCCATCGCACTTCTTATACCGTGAATGGCTTTGCCCGCCGCTCCACATCCTTGGTCTTCGATGGCGGCGACAATGAGATCGACCTAGCCAACGGTGACGACGTGCGCATTCGTCGCCTAGGCAGTGGTATTAGCTTTAGCCGTCCTTTGGGAAATGGCTGGCGAGCCTCCCTGGGCACAGAGTATCAACGGGTCTCTAGTCGCGATGAAGATGGCAACCGGGTCACCGAAGATGCCGCCGGCAATCCCTTGACCATCAGTGATAGTGGCGCCGACGATCTCTGGACGGTACAGCTAGGCGCTGTTCAGGACCGCCGTAACAATGCGCAGAACCCGACCCAGGGCAGCATTTTGCGGTTATCAGGGGAGCAATCTATTCCCATCGGTTCAGGTAGCATTTTCTCGACCCGACTGCAGGCCAGTTATAGCTACTACGTTCCTGTCAGTTTTACCAATTTCACCGATGGCCCCGAGGCCTTGGCCTTTAATGTGCAAACGGGCACCTTCTTGGGGGATGTCCCGCCCTATGATGCCTTTACCCTGGGGGGCACCAATTCGGTCCGGGGCTATGATGAGGGAGACTTGGGGTCTGGTAGTCGGTTCCTGCAGGCCAGTGTAGAATATCGGTTCCCGGTCTTTTCCTTCATCGGCGGGGCATTATTTGTCGATGCCGGCACCGATCTGGGCAGTTCAGACAATGTACCCGGAGATCCGGCGGGCGATCGGGGCAAGCCTGGCAACGGTTTTGGCTATGGGGCTGGAGTGCGGGTGCAGACGCCCATCGGTCCCATTCGGATCGACTATGGCATTAATGATGAGGGCGATACTCGTATCCACTTTGGTATCGGAGAGCGTTTCTAA
- the lpxC gene encoding UDP-3-O-acyl-N-acetylglucosamine deacetylase: protein MLGSPASFLSPGSPGALLRPQGTLATSFERTGIGLHSGQQTTVRVMPAPVNSGRWFVRRDLPQVAEIPATVAAVQQTQLSTELGGGGAAIRTVEHLLAALTAMGIDNGRIEMDGPEVPLLDGSAREWVLAIEAAGRISQGDPRAILRVTHPTWIHRGDAFVAALPAETPRFTYGIDFDLAAIGNQWHSWAPGAGEAFQDAIAPARTFGLADQIEQLRAMGLIQGGSLDNALVCGSEGWLNPPLRFANEPVRHKLLDLIGDLSLLGTLPQAHVVAYKASHQLHVQLVKTLVDQGIAGS from the coding sequence ATGCTAGGGTCACCGGCCTCATTCCTATCCCCAGGGTCCCCTGGGGCCCTGTTAAGGCCCCAGGGGACCCTGGCAACTTCCTTTGAACGCACCGGCATTGGCCTCCACTCGGGACAGCAAACTACAGTGCGGGTGATGCCGGCCCCAGTCAATAGCGGTCGGTGGTTTGTGCGGCGGGATCTGCCCCAGGTGGCTGAGATTCCGGCAACGGTAGCAGCGGTGCAGCAGACCCAGCTCTCCACCGAGTTAGGTGGCGGGGGGGCTGCAATCCGCACCGTGGAGCATCTGCTGGCTGCGCTGACGGCCATGGGCATCGACAATGGGCGCATCGAGATGGATGGGCCAGAGGTGCCTTTATTAGATGGCTCGGCTCGAGAGTGGGTGCTGGCCATTGAGGCGGCCGGTCGGATCTCTCAGGGAGACCCGCGGGCAATCCTACGAGTAACTCACCCTACCTGGATTCATCGGGGCGATGCCTTTGTGGCGGCCTTGCCAGCAGAAACCCCGCGGTTTACCTATGGCATCGACTTCGATCTGGCAGCCATTGGTAATCAGTGGCACAGTTGGGCGCCAGGAGCAGGAGAGGCTTTTCAAGATGCGATCGCACCGGCCCGCACCTTTGGTCTAGCCGATCAAATCGAGCAGCTGCGGGCTATGGGCCTGATTCAAGGAGGCAGCCTAGACAATGCGCTGGTCTGCGGTTCGGAAGGCTGGCTGAACCCGCCCTTGCGCTTTGCCAACGAACCAGTGCGCCATAAGTTGCTAGATTTAATTGGCGATTTGAGCCTATTGGGAACGCTACCCCAGGCCCATGTTGTAGCCTACAAAGCAAGTCATCAATTGCATGTGCAATTGGTAAAGACACTAGTTGATCAGGGGATAGCTGGTTCCTAG
- the fabZ gene encoding 3-hydroxyacyl-ACP dehydratase FabZ yields the protein MTTVVNVNSSHQTISADLAGQPCAQEPEQQQMFTLEDIQAILPHRYPFALVDRIIEYVPGQRAVGIKNVTFNEPHFQGHFPGRPIMPGVLIVEAMAQVGGIILTQMPDVTGLCMFAGIDKVRFRRPVVPGDQLVMTTELTHIKGKRFGKMRARAVVDGQLVCEGDLMFSVVD from the coding sequence ATGACAACGGTGGTTAACGTTAATTCGTCTCATCAGACAATTTCGGCAGACTTAGCTGGCCAGCCCTGTGCCCAGGAGCCAGAACAGCAGCAGATGTTTACTCTGGAAGATATCCAGGCGATTCTGCCCCATCGCTATCCCTTCGCCCTGGTGGATCGCATTATCGAATATGTGCCCGGCCAGCGAGCCGTGGGCATCAAAAATGTTACCTTCAATGAGCCTCACTTTCAGGGCCATTTTCCCGGTCGGCCAATTATGCCGGGAGTCTTGATTGTGGAAGCGATGGCTCAAGTAGGCGGCATTATTCTGACCCAAATGCCGGACGTGACGGGATTATGCATGTTTGCCGGTATCGATAAGGTGCGGTTTCGGCGACCGGTTGTGCCTGGGGATCAGCTGGTGATGACCACTGAGCTCACCCACATTAAGGGAAAGCGCTTTGGCAAAATGCGGGCCCGGGCCGTGGTAGATGGACAGTTAGTCTGTGAAGGAGATCTAATGTTTTCCGTGGTGGACTGA
- the lpxA gene encoding acyl-ACP--UDP-N-acetylglucosamine O-acyltransferase, whose protein sequence is MTTLIHPTAVIYPGADLHPSVKVGPYAVIGEKVKIGAETEIGAHVILDGHTEIGSHNRIFPGAAIGLETQDLKYDGSMSQVKIGNNNRIREYVTINRATHAGEATLIGDNNLLMAYVHVAHNCVIGDQVIIANSVALAGHVEVESNAVIGGMLGVHQFVHIGCYAMVGGMSRVDRDVPPYMVVEGHPCRVRGLNKVGLRRSGIAEIGNGKVLRELKQAYRLLYRSQESFEIALAKLDQFTSEQTCHLRDFLHASQQPGRRGSLPGHRGGTADSPED, encoded by the coding sequence TTGACTACGCTGATTCATCCAACGGCTGTAATTTATCCCGGGGCAGACCTACACCCGAGTGTTAAGGTCGGACCCTATGCCGTCATTGGTGAAAAAGTCAAGATCGGAGCCGAGACCGAAATCGGAGCCCACGTCATCCTCGATGGCCACACCGAAATTGGCAGCCATAACCGTATCTTTCCAGGGGCTGCCATTGGCCTAGAGACTCAGGATTTGAAATACGACGGCTCCATGAGCCAAGTCAAGATTGGCAATAACAATCGCATTCGGGAATATGTCACCATCAACCGGGCGACACACGCCGGAGAAGCCACCCTAATCGGTGACAACAACTTGCTGATGGCCTACGTGCATGTAGCCCATAACTGCGTCATTGGTGACCAGGTGATCATTGCCAATTCTGTGGCTCTAGCGGGCCATGTCGAGGTGGAGTCCAACGCCGTGATCGGGGGCATGCTGGGGGTGCATCAGTTTGTCCATATTGGCTGCTACGCCATGGTGGGGGGGATGAGCCGGGTAGATCGCGATGTGCCTCCTTACATGGTGGTGGAGGGCCATCCCTGCCGGGTGCGAGGGCTGAATAAGGTGGGGCTGCGGCGCTCGGGCATTGCCGAAATAGGCAATGGTAAGGTACTGCGAGAGCTGAAGCAGGCCTACCGCCTGCTCTACCGCTCCCAGGAATCCTTCGAGATAGCCCTGGCCAAATTGGATCAGTTCACCAGTGAACAAACCTGCCATCTGCGGGACTTTCTACACGCCTCCCAGCAGCCAGGGCGTCGAGGTAGTTTGCCGGGGCATCGGGGGGGCACGGCGGACTCCCCTGAGGATTGA
- the lpxB gene encoding lipid-A-disaccharide synthase, with product MTAPFADRTPPRPLRILISTGEVSGDLQGATLVAALHRQAAVRGQALDIVALGGERMAQAGATLWGDTTNIGSVGIFEALPYLLPILALQRQVKRRLQAYPPDLAILIDYMSPNLVLSDYLHRTFPEMPVAYYIAPQQWVWTFKVSDTHRIVRNVDRVVAIFPEEARYYEKFGASVDWVGHPLLDSIPAPANTKAARQRLGISREATVVTLLPASRHQEITYLLPVMFTAAQQLQRRLPVQYLVPIASEALRPAIERAVCDYGLRARIVDGKSRDAIAAADVALTKSGTVNLEIALLNVPQVVVYRLNPLSAWIAYHILRFHPRYVSPVNLVEMTPVVPEFIQWQARPEVIGEAVFHLLQDPQRRRQMLAGYANMRQALGKPGVCDRAAHTLLDLMQPAAPPEDN from the coding sequence TTGACGGCCCCGTTTGCTGATAGGACACCGCCCCGGCCACTCCGGATTCTGATCAGTACTGGCGAAGTCTCGGGGGATTTGCAGGGAGCGACGCTGGTGGCCGCCCTACATCGTCAGGCAGCAGTCCGGGGACAGGCTCTAGACATCGTGGCCCTGGGAGGAGAGCGCATGGCCCAGGCTGGAGCTACCCTCTGGGGCGATACCACTAACATCGGGTCAGTGGGCATTTTCGAGGCTCTCCCCTATCTGCTGCCCATTTTGGCTCTGCAACGGCAGGTGAAGCGGCGGTTGCAGGCTTATCCACCTGATCTGGCCATCCTAATCGACTACATGAGTCCCAATTTGGTGCTGAGTGACTATCTGCATCGCACTTTTCCGGAGATGCCGGTGGCCTACTATATTGCTCCCCAGCAGTGGGTCTGGACTTTCAAAGTCAGTGATACCCACCGCATTGTCCGTAATGTCGATCGAGTGGTGGCCATTTTCCCGGAGGAAGCCCGCTACTACGAGAAATTTGGGGCCAGTGTCGATTGGGTCGGCCATCCCCTGTTGGATAGCATCCCTGCCCCCGCCAATACCAAAGCCGCCCGCCAGCGACTAGGCATCTCCCGGGAGGCGACCGTTGTCACCCTCTTGCCAGCCTCCCGCCACCAGGAAATCACCTATCTGCTGCCGGTGATGTTTACGGCGGCTCAACAGTTGCAACGGCGATTGCCGGTGCAATACCTGGTGCCTATTGCCTCGGAGGCCTTGCGCCCCGCCATTGAACGGGCCGTCTGTGACTATGGTCTGCGGGCTCGCATCGTCGATGGCAAGTCTCGGGATGCCATCGCTGCTGCGGATGTGGCCTTGACTAAGTCGGGCACCGTCAATTTAGAGATCGCTCTGTTGAATGTGCCCCAGGTAGTGGTTTATCGCCTCAATCCCCTCTCGGCCTGGATTGCTTATCACATCCTGCGATTTCACCCCCGCTATGTGTCCCCGGTTAATCTGGTGGAGATGACACCGGTGGTGCCGGAATTCATTCAGTGGCAGGCCCGGCCTGAGGTGATTGGGGAGGCCGTTTTTCATCTGTTGCAAGATCCGCAGCGGCGGCGACAGATGCTGGCAGGTTATGCCAATATGCGCCAGGCCCTGGGAAAACCTGGGGTGTGCGATCGCGCCGCCCATACCCTGCTCGATCTGATGCAACCGGCGGCACCACCTGAGGACAACTGA
- a CDS encoding MotA/TolQ/ExbB proton channel family protein, protein MNIPELFARGGIAMWPLLLLSILALGTIIERIWFWSKILTREREVAGRVLEAARRDWSAASDIAQRANPLPMGRFLSAALQLQTPEPEVFRLALETAANEELATMRRGEKVLEAVIALSPLLGLFGTVVGLINSLGSIQLSQLGSDATAGTALGIGEALISTATGLVIAIVSLAFYRLFQGFVYGQAKVFRQSGSELELLYRQAWAKQQPSARSLKRPNSEVTQA, encoded by the coding sequence GTGAATATTCCTGAGTTGTTTGCGCGGGGCGGCATTGCCATGTGGCCATTGCTGCTCCTCTCCATTTTGGCCCTAGGCACGATCATTGAGCGTATTTGGTTCTGGTCCAAAATTCTCACCCGAGAGCGGGAAGTGGCCGGTCGAGTGCTAGAGGCGGCCCGGCGAGACTGGTCGGCCGCCAGTGATATTGCCCAACGGGCCAATCCTCTGCCGATGGGACGGTTCCTCTCGGCTGCACTGCAGTTGCAGACCCCTGAGCCGGAGGTCTTTCGCTTGGCCCTAGAAACCGCTGCCAACGAAGAGCTGGCTACGATGCGCCGAGGCGAGAAGGTGCTGGAAGCGGTGATTGCCCTGTCTCCTCTGCTGGGTCTATTTGGCACCGTGGTGGGCCTGATCAATTCCTTGGGCTCGATTCAGCTGAGCCAGTTGGGTAGTGACGCCACCGCTGGCACTGCCCTAGGAATCGGAGAAGCCCTGATTAGCACGGCCACGGGCCTGGTCATCGCCATCGTCAGCCTGGCCTTTTACCGGTTATTTCAGGGATTTGTCTATGGTCAGGCCAAGGTCTTTCGGCAATCCGGGAGTGAATTAGAGCTGCTCTATCGGCAGGCCTGGGCGAAGCAGCAGCCCTCTGCCCGTAGCCTGAAGCGCCCTAATTCTGAGGTGACGCAAGCATGA
- a CDS encoding ExbD/TolR family protein has translation MKVDFLENPGDEVRLEIVPLIDVIFCILTFFILAAVSLTRQQALDLDLPAANTGAPLPSAAQSERLYVSVDAIGQVYLDQQPVSLALLRDVLLQHRETAPNGLIVLYASRDARYEDVVNVLDLLRSVGGNRVALATLPGQDPSQTPTTQDSDSDTFGDGTTPVPSPEDFPTPEEGFPLDPSLEGLQEPNTPFPSDPTRQDEPTAPATPAEPN, from the coding sequence ATGAAAGTTGATTTTCTAGAGAATCCCGGGGATGAGGTGCGCCTGGAGATCGTGCCCCTGATCGATGTCATTTTCTGCATCCTCACCTTCTTCATCTTGGCGGCAGTCAGCCTCACCCGGCAGCAGGCGCTGGATCTAGACTTGCCGGCAGCTAATACCGGTGCTCCCCTGCCCTCGGCGGCCCAGAGTGAGCGGCTCTATGTCAGTGTCGATGCCATTGGCCAGGTCTATCTAGATCAGCAGCCAGTTAGTCTGGCCCTACTGCGGGATGTGCTGCTACAGCACCGGGAGACGGCTCCCAACGGCTTGATTGTGCTCTATGCGTCCCGTGATGCCCGTTACGAGGATGTGGTCAATGTCTTGGATTTACTGCGGTCGGTGGGTGGCAATCGGGTGGCCCTGGCTACCCTACCGGGTCAAGATCCCTCGCAAACCCCGACCACTCAAGACTCTGACAGCGATACCTTTGGCGATGGCACCACCCCCGTACCCTCGCCGGAAGACTTCCCGACGCCGGAAGAGGGGTTTCCGTTAGATCCCAGCTTAGAGGGACTCCAGGAGCCTAATACGCCGTTTCCCTCGGACCCTACCCGGCAGGATGAGCCCACCGCTCCGGCGACACCGGCAGAGCCTAACTAG
- a CDS encoding aminotransferase class I/II-fold pyridoxal phosphate-dependent enzyme, whose product MARGLQQTDTPLLTALAEQAGRAHARFYAPGHKGGQGIPTALKTLLGPAVFRADLPELPELDNLFAPEGVIAAAQTLAAEAFGAERSWFLANGSTGGIEAAVLAACGPGDLILVPRNAHRSVISALILSGARPVWVQPDYDADWDLVHGVLPQTIQRGLQQFPETRAVLLTSPTYHGVCSPVAAIAEVVHGRGLPLLVDEAHGAHFAFHPALPPSALAAGADVVVQSTHKVLSAMTQASMLHGQGNRIDWRRLQQALALTQSTSPNYVLLASLDAARQQMALQGQQYLQQTLALAERVRGQIAALPGLRPLQTTDLPRIGAWTLDTTRLTVEVAGLGLSGFEADMYLHRELGVTAELPTLRHLTFILSLGNTEAEGTRLVQAFGTLAASSGAAAPMPTGTLTMSEPVSVPPYSPRQAFFAPNQACPIEAAQGHLSAECVCPYPPGIPTLLPGEMISRDAIATLQVIHRSGGIITGCSDPSLTTLRVIHP is encoded by the coding sequence ATGGCTAGGGGGCTGCAGCAAACCGATACCCCGCTGTTAACGGCCTTGGCTGAACAGGCGGGCCGAGCTCATGCCCGGTTCTATGCCCCGGGCCACAAGGGGGGGCAGGGAATTCCTACCGCCCTGAAAACCCTGCTGGGCCCGGCGGTGTTTCGGGCCGACCTACCGGAACTACCGGAACTGGACAATCTGTTCGCTCCTGAGGGGGTGATTGCCGCGGCTCAGACCCTGGCGGCTGAGGCGTTTGGGGCCGAGCGCAGCTGGTTTTTGGCCAATGGCTCTACCGGCGGTATCGAGGCGGCGGTGTTGGCCGCTTGCGGGCCGGGGGATCTGATTCTAGTGCCTCGCAATGCCCATCGCTCGGTGATTTCAGCCTTAATTCTCAGTGGGGCCAGGCCGGTGTGGGTGCAGCCTGATTACGATGCCGATTGGGATTTAGTGCACGGGGTGTTGCCTCAGACAATACAGCGGGGACTGCAGCAATTTCCTGAGACTCGGGCCGTGTTGCTCACGTCTCCGACGTATCATGGCGTCTGCTCGCCGGTGGCGGCCATTGCTGAGGTGGTCCATGGGCGAGGGCTGCCACTGCTGGTGGATGAGGCCCATGGAGCCCATTTTGCCTTTCATCCGGCCCTGCCTCCGAGTGCCTTGGCAGCGGGGGCCGATGTGGTGGTGCAGTCTACCCACAAGGTGCTCTCAGCCATGACCCAGGCCTCGATGCTGCACGGCCAGGGAAATCGCATCGACTGGCGGCGCCTGCAGCAGGCCTTAGCCCTGACCCAATCCACCAGCCCCAACTACGTGCTGTTGGCTTCCTTGGATGCGGCCCGCCAGCAGATGGCGTTGCAGGGACAACAGTACCTGCAGCAGACCCTGGCCCTAGCCGAGCGGGTGCGCGGTCAGATAGCGGCTCTGCCAGGGCTGCGCCCCTTGCAGACCACGGATTTGCCGCGGATAGGCGCTTGGACCCTGGATACAACGCGTCTGACGGTGGAGGTGGCTGGCTTGGGGCTATCTGGGTTTGAGGCGGATATGTATCTGCATCGGGAATTGGGGGTGACGGCGGAACTGCCGACCCTACGGCATCTGACCTTCATTCTCAGTCTGGGGAATACGGAGGCTGAGGGAACCCGCTTAGTGCAGGCCTTCGGTACCCTGGCAGCTAGTTCGGGCGCGGCGGCGCCAATGCCCACGGGGACTCTGACCATGTCGGAGCCGGTCTCTGTGCCTCCCTATTCACCGCGTCAGGCTTTCTTTGCCCCCAACCAGGCTTGCCCCATTGAGGCCGCCCAGGGCCATCTCAGTGCCGAGTGTGTTTGCCCCTATCCGCCGGGAATTCCTACACTGCTACCAGGGGAAATGATCAGCCGTGATGCGATCGCAACCTTGCAAGTTATCCACCGCAGTGGCGGCATCATCACCGGCTGCAGCGACCCTAGCCTCACCACTCTGCGAGTGATTCACCCCTGA
- the cbiT gene encoding precorrin-6Y C5,15-methyltransferase subunit CbiT yields MSSLWPYCTPGIPDHLFQQLPGIPMSKREVRLLLLGYLRLTPDAVLWDIGAGTGTIAVEVGLLCPRGRIVAVERDAEVADLIRKNCQRFGVTNVDVVEGQAPACLANLPHAPDCVFVEGGRPLKETLKAAWKHLPVSGRLVVTASNFEHLYTTSETFAELRMGNVETAQPAVNCLETRGNHQVFVAMDPIFIISGEKLE; encoded by the coding sequence ATGTCTTCCCTGTGGCCCTACTGCACCCCTGGCATTCCTGACCACTTGTTCCAGCAATTGCCGGGGATTCCCATGAGCAAACGGGAAGTGCGCCTGCTACTGCTGGGCTATCTACGGCTCACCCCCGATGCCGTGCTGTGGGATATCGGCGCCGGCACCGGCACCATCGCTGTCGAGGTAGGGCTCCTCTGTCCCCGGGGTCGCATCGTAGCAGTAGAGCGGGATGCCGAGGTGGCCGATTTGATCCGCAAGAACTGCCAGCGTTTCGGCGTCACCAACGTCGATGTGGTGGAAGGTCAGGCCCCTGCCTGTTTGGCCAACCTACCCCATGCCCCCGATTGTGTGTTTGTCGAGGGGGGGCGCCCCCTGAAAGAGACCCTCAAAGCTGCCTGGAAACACCTGCCCGTCTCGGGCCGCCTGGTGGTGACCGCCAGCAACTTCGAGCATCTCTACACCACCTCAGAAACCTTTGCCGAACTGCGCATGGGCAATGTAGAAACCGCCCAACCCGCCGTCAACTGCCTAGAAACCCGGGGCAACCACCAGGTATTTGTGGCCATGGACCCGATCTTCATCATCAGTGGCGAAAAACTGGAGTGA